In Zingiber officinale cultivar Zhangliang chromosome 1A, Zo_v1.1, whole genome shotgun sequence, a genomic segment contains:
- the LOC122031154 gene encoding casein kinase I-like isoform X3 has product MEELDVGNKYRLRRKIGSGSFGEVYLGTDIQTNEEIAIKLETVKTKHPLLLLESKLYKILQGGTGIPNVRWFGVEDNYNVLVMDLLGQNLEDLFNFCSRKLSLKTVLMLADQMINRVEFVHSKSFLHRDIKPGNFTMGHGRRANQVYIIDFGLAKWYRNASTHQHIPYRENKKLTGTTRYMTVNTHLGIEQSRRDDLESLGYVLMYFLRGSLPWQGLKAETRYQKYEKVGKSKATTSFEALCHGYPLEFASYFRYCRSLKFEEKPEYAYLKRLFRDLFIREGFQFDYVFDWTVLKYQQAQIGPSAGPSSGMAPVVANDRQSGGEEGKTSGGLADPSRHGPSPTVNVGCNRKAPAASDLADCKDAMISSSSLMGQSSSSSRVPAFDGQGTVATEADPTRRPELRGHTEQKLSTIKNDEATLKGIEGLNLNRIAV; this is encoded by the exons ATGGAGGAGCTTGACGTTGGAAACAAGTACCGCCTCCGTCGCAAGATCGGGAGTGGCTCCTTCGGGGAGGTCTATTTAG GTACTGATATCCAAACAAATGAGGAAATCGCGATTAAACTA GAGACTGTCAAAACTAAGCATCCTCTGCTTCTGCTTGAATCAAAGCTGTATAAGATCCTGCAGGGAGGAA CTGGAATCCCTAATGTGAGATGGTTTGGTGTCGAGGATAATTATAATGTCCTTGTGATGGATTTACTTGGACAAAATCTTGAAGACTTGTTCAATTTCTGCAGCCGTAAACTCTCTTTGAAGACTGTTCTGATGCTTGCAGACCAGATG ATAAATCGTGTCGAATTTGTGCATTCAAAGTCCTTCCTCCACCGAGATATCAAACCAGGAAATTTTACCATGGGTCATGGTAGACGAGCTAATCAG GTGTATATTATTGATTTTGGCCTTGCCAAGTGGTATAGGAACGCTTCAACTCATCAGCATATTCCATACAG AGAGAATAAAAAATTAACCGGAACTACTAGATATATGACTGTGAATACGCATCTTGGCATAG AACAAAGCAGGAGGGATGATTTAGAATCTCTTGGATATGTTTTAATGTACTTCTTAAGAGGAAG CCTTCCATGGCAAGGTCTAAAAGCAGAAACACGATACCAGAAGTATGAAAAAGTTGGTAAGAGTAAAGCGACAACATCATTTGAG GCTTTGTGCCATGGATATCCTTTAGAGTTTGCTTCTTATTTCCGTTATTGCCGTTCATTAAAATTTGAGGAGAAGCCTGAGTATGCATATCTTAAGAGATTGTTCCGGGATCTTTTTATCCGTGAAG GTTTTCAATTTGATTATGTATTTGACTGGACCGTTTTGAAATATCAGCAAGCTCAGATA GGACCAAGTGCAGGACCTAGCTCGGGCATGGCTCCTGTTGTAGCGAACGATAGGCAGTCAG GCGGTGAGGAAGGAAAGACAAGTGGAGGGTTGGCGGACCCTTCTCGTCATGGGCCATCTCCAACTGTAAATGTAGGCTGTAATCGGAAGGCTCCAGCGGCAAGTGATCTAGCTGACTGTAAAGATGCTATG ATTTCCAGTTCTTCTCTAATGGGACAGTCAAGCAGTTCCTCAAGAGTTCCTGCTTTTGACGGCCAAGGAACAGTGGCAACTGAGGCAGATCCAACTCGAAGGCCTGAATTACGAGGCCACACTGAACAGAAATTATCCACAATCAAGAACGACGAGGCCACACTGAAAGGCATTGAGGGCCTGAATTTGAATA GGATTGCTGTATGA
- the LOC122031154 gene encoding casein kinase 1-like protein 2 isoform X7, with protein sequence MEELDVGNKYRLRRKIGSGSFGEVYLGTDIQTNEEIAIKLETVKTKHPLLLLESKLYKILQGGTGIPNVRWFGVEDNYNVLVMDLLGQNLEDLFNFCSRKLSLKTVLMLADQMINRVEFVHSKSFLHRDIKPGNFTMGHGRRANQVYIIDFGLAKWYRNASTHQHIPYRENKKLTGTTRYMTVNTHLGIEQSRRDDLESLGYVLMYFLRGSLPWQGLKAETRYQKYEKVGFQFDYVFDWTVLKYQQAQIGPSAGPSSGMAPVVANDRQSGGEEGKTSGGLADPSRHGPSPTVNVGCNRKAPAASDLADCKDAMISSSSLMGQSSSSSRVPAFDGQGTVATEADPTRRPELRGHTEQKLSTIKNDEATLKGIEGLNLNRIAV encoded by the exons ATGGAGGAGCTTGACGTTGGAAACAAGTACCGCCTCCGTCGCAAGATCGGGAGTGGCTCCTTCGGGGAGGTCTATTTAG GTACTGATATCCAAACAAATGAGGAAATCGCGATTAAACTA GAGACTGTCAAAACTAAGCATCCTCTGCTTCTGCTTGAATCAAAGCTGTATAAGATCCTGCAGGGAGGAA CTGGAATCCCTAATGTGAGATGGTTTGGTGTCGAGGATAATTATAATGTCCTTGTGATGGATTTACTTGGACAAAATCTTGAAGACTTGTTCAATTTCTGCAGCCGTAAACTCTCTTTGAAGACTGTTCTGATGCTTGCAGACCAGATG ATAAATCGTGTCGAATTTGTGCATTCAAAGTCCTTCCTCCACCGAGATATCAAACCAGGAAATTTTACCATGGGTCATGGTAGACGAGCTAATCAG GTGTATATTATTGATTTTGGCCTTGCCAAGTGGTATAGGAACGCTTCAACTCATCAGCATATTCCATACAG AGAGAATAAAAAATTAACCGGAACTACTAGATATATGACTGTGAATACGCATCTTGGCATAG AACAAAGCAGGAGGGATGATTTAGAATCTCTTGGATATGTTTTAATGTACTTCTTAAGAGGAAG CCTTCCATGGCAAGGTCTAAAAGCAGAAACACGATACCAGAAGTATGAAAAAGTTG GTTTTCAATTTGATTATGTATTTGACTGGACCGTTTTGAAATATCAGCAAGCTCAGATA GGACCAAGTGCAGGACCTAGCTCGGGCATGGCTCCTGTTGTAGCGAACGATAGGCAGTCAG GCGGTGAGGAAGGAAAGACAAGTGGAGGGTTGGCGGACCCTTCTCGTCATGGGCCATCTCCAACTGTAAATGTAGGCTGTAATCGGAAGGCTCCAGCGGCAAGTGATCTAGCTGACTGTAAAGATGCTATG ATTTCCAGTTCTTCTCTAATGGGACAGTCAAGCAGTTCCTCAAGAGTTCCTGCTTTTGACGGCCAAGGAACAGTGGCAACTGAGGCAGATCCAACTCGAAGGCCTGAATTACGAGGCCACACTGAACAGAAATTATCCACAATCAAGAACGACGAGGCCACACTGAAAGGCATTGAGGGCCTGAATTTGAATA GGATTGCTGTATGA
- the LOC122031154 gene encoding casein kinase I-like isoform X1, with amino-acid sequence MEELDVGNKYRLRRKIGSGSFGEVYLGTDIQTNEEIAIKLETVKTKHPLLLLESKLYKILQGGTGIPNVRWFGVEDNYNVLVMDLLGQNLEDLFNFCSRKLSLKTVLMLADQMINRVEFVHSKSFLHRDIKPGNFTMGHGRRANQVYIIDFGLAKWYRNASTHQHIPYRENKKLTGTTRYMTVNTHLGIEQSRRDDLESLGYVLMYFLRGSLPWQGLKAETRYQKYEKVGKSKATTSFEALCHGYPLEFASYFRYCRSLKFEEKPEYAYLKRLFRDLFIREGFQFDYVFDWTVLKYQQAQIVGAPPRAIVSLNADGPSAGPSSGMAPVVANDRQSGGEEGKTSGGLADPSRHGPSPTVNVGCNRKAPAASDLADCKDAMISSSSLMGQSSSSSRVPAFDGQGTVATEADPTRRPELRGHTEQKLSTIKNDEATLKGIEGLNLNRIAV; translated from the exons ATGGAGGAGCTTGACGTTGGAAACAAGTACCGCCTCCGTCGCAAGATCGGGAGTGGCTCCTTCGGGGAGGTCTATTTAG GTACTGATATCCAAACAAATGAGGAAATCGCGATTAAACTA GAGACTGTCAAAACTAAGCATCCTCTGCTTCTGCTTGAATCAAAGCTGTATAAGATCCTGCAGGGAGGAA CTGGAATCCCTAATGTGAGATGGTTTGGTGTCGAGGATAATTATAATGTCCTTGTGATGGATTTACTTGGACAAAATCTTGAAGACTTGTTCAATTTCTGCAGCCGTAAACTCTCTTTGAAGACTGTTCTGATGCTTGCAGACCAGATG ATAAATCGTGTCGAATTTGTGCATTCAAAGTCCTTCCTCCACCGAGATATCAAACCAGGAAATTTTACCATGGGTCATGGTAGACGAGCTAATCAG GTGTATATTATTGATTTTGGCCTTGCCAAGTGGTATAGGAACGCTTCAACTCATCAGCATATTCCATACAG AGAGAATAAAAAATTAACCGGAACTACTAGATATATGACTGTGAATACGCATCTTGGCATAG AACAAAGCAGGAGGGATGATTTAGAATCTCTTGGATATGTTTTAATGTACTTCTTAAGAGGAAG CCTTCCATGGCAAGGTCTAAAAGCAGAAACACGATACCAGAAGTATGAAAAAGTTGGTAAGAGTAAAGCGACAACATCATTTGAG GCTTTGTGCCATGGATATCCTTTAGAGTTTGCTTCTTATTTCCGTTATTGCCGTTCATTAAAATTTGAGGAGAAGCCTGAGTATGCATATCTTAAGAGATTGTTCCGGGATCTTTTTATCCGTGAAG GTTTTCAATTTGATTATGTATTTGACTGGACCGTTTTGAAATATCAGCAAGCTCAGATAGTTGGTGCCCCTCCACGTGCTATTGTTAGCCTAAATGCAGAT GGACCAAGTGCAGGACCTAGCTCGGGCATGGCTCCTGTTGTAGCGAACGATAGGCAGTCAG GCGGTGAGGAAGGAAAGACAAGTGGAGGGTTGGCGGACCCTTCTCGTCATGGGCCATCTCCAACTGTAAATGTAGGCTGTAATCGGAAGGCTCCAGCGGCAAGTGATCTAGCTGACTGTAAAGATGCTATG ATTTCCAGTTCTTCTCTAATGGGACAGTCAAGCAGTTCCTCAAGAGTTCCTGCTTTTGACGGCCAAGGAACAGTGGCAACTGAGGCAGATCCAACTCGAAGGCCTGAATTACGAGGCCACACTGAACAGAAATTATCCACAATCAAGAACGACGAGGCCACACTGAAAGGCATTGAGGGCCTGAATTTGAATA GGATTGCTGTATGA
- the LOC122031154 gene encoding casein kinase I-like isoform X2, whose protein sequence is MEELDVGNKYRLRRKIGSGSFGEVYLGTDIQTNEEIAIKLETVKTKHPLLLLESKLYKILQGGTGIPNVRWFGVEDNYNVLVMDLLGQNLEDLFNFCSRKLSLKTVLMLADQMINRVEFVHSKSFLHRDIKPGNFTMGHGRRANQVYIIDFGLAKWYRNASTHQHIPYRENKKLTGTTRYMTVNTHLGIEQSRRDDLESLGYVLMYFLRGSLPWQGLKAETRYQKYEKVGKSKATTSFEALCHGYPLEFASYFRYCRSLKFEEKPEYAYLKRLFRDLFIREGFQFDYVFDWTVLKYQQAQIVGAPPRAIGPSAGPSSGMAPVVANDRQSGGEEGKTSGGLADPSRHGPSPTVNVGCNRKAPAASDLADCKDAMISSSSLMGQSSSSSRVPAFDGQGTVATEADPTRRPELRGHTEQKLSTIKNDEATLKGIEGLNLNRIAV, encoded by the exons ATGGAGGAGCTTGACGTTGGAAACAAGTACCGCCTCCGTCGCAAGATCGGGAGTGGCTCCTTCGGGGAGGTCTATTTAG GTACTGATATCCAAACAAATGAGGAAATCGCGATTAAACTA GAGACTGTCAAAACTAAGCATCCTCTGCTTCTGCTTGAATCAAAGCTGTATAAGATCCTGCAGGGAGGAA CTGGAATCCCTAATGTGAGATGGTTTGGTGTCGAGGATAATTATAATGTCCTTGTGATGGATTTACTTGGACAAAATCTTGAAGACTTGTTCAATTTCTGCAGCCGTAAACTCTCTTTGAAGACTGTTCTGATGCTTGCAGACCAGATG ATAAATCGTGTCGAATTTGTGCATTCAAAGTCCTTCCTCCACCGAGATATCAAACCAGGAAATTTTACCATGGGTCATGGTAGACGAGCTAATCAG GTGTATATTATTGATTTTGGCCTTGCCAAGTGGTATAGGAACGCTTCAACTCATCAGCATATTCCATACAG AGAGAATAAAAAATTAACCGGAACTACTAGATATATGACTGTGAATACGCATCTTGGCATAG AACAAAGCAGGAGGGATGATTTAGAATCTCTTGGATATGTTTTAATGTACTTCTTAAGAGGAAG CCTTCCATGGCAAGGTCTAAAAGCAGAAACACGATACCAGAAGTATGAAAAAGTTGGTAAGAGTAAAGCGACAACATCATTTGAG GCTTTGTGCCATGGATATCCTTTAGAGTTTGCTTCTTATTTCCGTTATTGCCGTTCATTAAAATTTGAGGAGAAGCCTGAGTATGCATATCTTAAGAGATTGTTCCGGGATCTTTTTATCCGTGAAG GTTTTCAATTTGATTATGTATTTGACTGGACCGTTTTGAAATATCAGCAAGCTCAGATAGTTGGTGCCCCTCCACGTGCTATT GGACCAAGTGCAGGACCTAGCTCGGGCATGGCTCCTGTTGTAGCGAACGATAGGCAGTCAG GCGGTGAGGAAGGAAAGACAAGTGGAGGGTTGGCGGACCCTTCTCGTCATGGGCCATCTCCAACTGTAAATGTAGGCTGTAATCGGAAGGCTCCAGCGGCAAGTGATCTAGCTGACTGTAAAGATGCTATG ATTTCCAGTTCTTCTCTAATGGGACAGTCAAGCAGTTCCTCAAGAGTTCCTGCTTTTGACGGCCAAGGAACAGTGGCAACTGAGGCAGATCCAACTCGAAGGCCTGAATTACGAGGCCACACTGAACAGAAATTATCCACAATCAAGAACGACGAGGCCACACTGAAAGGCATTGAGGGCCTGAATTTGAATA GGATTGCTGTATGA
- the LOC122031154 gene encoding casein kinase 1-like protein 2 isoform X6, producing the protein MEELDVGNKYRLRRKIGSGSFGEVYLGTDIQTNEEIAIKLETVKTKHPLLLLESKLYKILQGGTGIPNVRWFGVEDNYNVLVMDLLGQNLEDLFNFCSRKLSLKTVLMLADQMINRVEFVHSKSFLHRDIKPGNFTMGHGRRANQVYIIDFGLAKWYRNASTHQHIPYRENKKLTGTTRYMTVNTHLGIEQSRRDDLESLGYVLMYFLRGSLPWQGLKAETRYQKYEKVGFQFDYVFDWTVLKYQQAQIVGAPPRAIGPSAGPSSGMAPVVANDRQSGGEEGKTSGGLADPSRHGPSPTVNVGCNRKAPAASDLADCKDAMISSSSLMGQSSSSSRVPAFDGQGTVATEADPTRRPELRGHTEQKLSTIKNDEATLKGIEGLNLNRIAV; encoded by the exons ATGGAGGAGCTTGACGTTGGAAACAAGTACCGCCTCCGTCGCAAGATCGGGAGTGGCTCCTTCGGGGAGGTCTATTTAG GTACTGATATCCAAACAAATGAGGAAATCGCGATTAAACTA GAGACTGTCAAAACTAAGCATCCTCTGCTTCTGCTTGAATCAAAGCTGTATAAGATCCTGCAGGGAGGAA CTGGAATCCCTAATGTGAGATGGTTTGGTGTCGAGGATAATTATAATGTCCTTGTGATGGATTTACTTGGACAAAATCTTGAAGACTTGTTCAATTTCTGCAGCCGTAAACTCTCTTTGAAGACTGTTCTGATGCTTGCAGACCAGATG ATAAATCGTGTCGAATTTGTGCATTCAAAGTCCTTCCTCCACCGAGATATCAAACCAGGAAATTTTACCATGGGTCATGGTAGACGAGCTAATCAG GTGTATATTATTGATTTTGGCCTTGCCAAGTGGTATAGGAACGCTTCAACTCATCAGCATATTCCATACAG AGAGAATAAAAAATTAACCGGAACTACTAGATATATGACTGTGAATACGCATCTTGGCATAG AACAAAGCAGGAGGGATGATTTAGAATCTCTTGGATATGTTTTAATGTACTTCTTAAGAGGAAG CCTTCCATGGCAAGGTCTAAAAGCAGAAACACGATACCAGAAGTATGAAAAAGTTG GTTTTCAATTTGATTATGTATTTGACTGGACCGTTTTGAAATATCAGCAAGCTCAGATAGTTGGTGCCCCTCCACGTGCTATT GGACCAAGTGCAGGACCTAGCTCGGGCATGGCTCCTGTTGTAGCGAACGATAGGCAGTCAG GCGGTGAGGAAGGAAAGACAAGTGGAGGGTTGGCGGACCCTTCTCGTCATGGGCCATCTCCAACTGTAAATGTAGGCTGTAATCGGAAGGCTCCAGCGGCAAGTGATCTAGCTGACTGTAAAGATGCTATG ATTTCCAGTTCTTCTCTAATGGGACAGTCAAGCAGTTCCTCAAGAGTTCCTGCTTTTGACGGCCAAGGAACAGTGGCAACTGAGGCAGATCCAACTCGAAGGCCTGAATTACGAGGCCACACTGAACAGAAATTATCCACAATCAAGAACGACGAGGCCACACTGAAAGGCATTGAGGGCCTGAATTTGAATA GGATTGCTGTATGA
- the LOC122031154 gene encoding casein kinase 1-like protein 2 isoform X4, whose product MEELDVGNKYRLRRKIGSGSFGEVYLGTDIQTNEEIAIKLETVKTKHPLLLLESKLYKILQGGTGIPNVRWFGVEDNYNVLVMDLLGQNLEDLFNFCSRKLSLKTVLMLADQMINRVEFVHSKSFLHRDIKPGNFTMGHGRRANQVYIIDFGLAKWYRNASTHQHIPYRENKKLTGTTRYMTVNTHLGIEQSRRDDLESLGYVLMYFLRGSLPWQGLKAETRYQKYEKVGFQFDYVFDWTVLKYQQAQIVGAPPRAIVSLNADGPSAGPSSGMAPVVANDRQSGGEEGKTSGGLADPSRHGPSPTVNVGCNRKAPAASDLADCKDAMISSSSLMGQSSSSSRVPAFDGQGTVATEADPTRRPELRGHTEQKLSTIKNDEATLKGIEGLNLNRIAV is encoded by the exons ATGGAGGAGCTTGACGTTGGAAACAAGTACCGCCTCCGTCGCAAGATCGGGAGTGGCTCCTTCGGGGAGGTCTATTTAG GTACTGATATCCAAACAAATGAGGAAATCGCGATTAAACTA GAGACTGTCAAAACTAAGCATCCTCTGCTTCTGCTTGAATCAAAGCTGTATAAGATCCTGCAGGGAGGAA CTGGAATCCCTAATGTGAGATGGTTTGGTGTCGAGGATAATTATAATGTCCTTGTGATGGATTTACTTGGACAAAATCTTGAAGACTTGTTCAATTTCTGCAGCCGTAAACTCTCTTTGAAGACTGTTCTGATGCTTGCAGACCAGATG ATAAATCGTGTCGAATTTGTGCATTCAAAGTCCTTCCTCCACCGAGATATCAAACCAGGAAATTTTACCATGGGTCATGGTAGACGAGCTAATCAG GTGTATATTATTGATTTTGGCCTTGCCAAGTGGTATAGGAACGCTTCAACTCATCAGCATATTCCATACAG AGAGAATAAAAAATTAACCGGAACTACTAGATATATGACTGTGAATACGCATCTTGGCATAG AACAAAGCAGGAGGGATGATTTAGAATCTCTTGGATATGTTTTAATGTACTTCTTAAGAGGAAG CCTTCCATGGCAAGGTCTAAAAGCAGAAACACGATACCAGAAGTATGAAAAAGTTG GTTTTCAATTTGATTATGTATTTGACTGGACCGTTTTGAAATATCAGCAAGCTCAGATAGTTGGTGCCCCTCCACGTGCTATTGTTAGCCTAAATGCAGAT GGACCAAGTGCAGGACCTAGCTCGGGCATGGCTCCTGTTGTAGCGAACGATAGGCAGTCAG GCGGTGAGGAAGGAAAGACAAGTGGAGGGTTGGCGGACCCTTCTCGTCATGGGCCATCTCCAACTGTAAATGTAGGCTGTAATCGGAAGGCTCCAGCGGCAAGTGATCTAGCTGACTGTAAAGATGCTATG ATTTCCAGTTCTTCTCTAATGGGACAGTCAAGCAGTTCCTCAAGAGTTCCTGCTTTTGACGGCCAAGGAACAGTGGCAACTGAGGCAGATCCAACTCGAAGGCCTGAATTACGAGGCCACACTGAACAGAAATTATCCACAATCAAGAACGACGAGGCCACACTGAAAGGCATTGAGGGCCTGAATTTGAATA GGATTGCTGTATGA
- the LOC122031146 gene encoding ketol-acid reductoisomerase, chloroplastic-like yields the protein MSTTTSSFAASRPSAPLSKIFDSVVSRSLSVGSSFSPFNSPFLRRHLLRIGTGRGSALGAKMVSVPSIGKAVPFLDFETSVFKKEKITLAGNDEYIVRGGRDLFHLLPDAFKGIKQIGVLGWGSQGPAQAQNLRDSLVAANSDIVVKIGLRKGSPSFDEARASGFTEENGTLGDIWETVSSSDLLLLLISDAAQADNYEKIFSHMKPNSILGLSHGFLLGHLQSFGLDFPKNISVIAVCPKGMGPSVRRLYVQGKEINGAGINSSFAVHQDVDGRATDVALGWSVALGSPFTFATTLEQEYKSDIFGERGILLGAVHGIVESLFRRYTENGMDEELAYKNTVECITGVISKTISTKGMLAVYNALSDQGKREFDAAYSASYYPCMDILYECYEDVACGSEIRSVVLAGRRFYEKEGLPAFPMGKIDQTRMWKVGERVRASRPAGDLGPFYPFTAGVYVALMMAQIEVLRKKGHSYSEIINESVIESVDSLNPFMHARGVSFMVDNCSTTARLGSRKWAPRFDYILTQQAFVEVDKNSSVNQDLLSNFLSDPVHAAIDVCAQLRPTVDISVPPDADFVRPELRLATN from the exons ATGTCGACGACAACGTCTTCCTTCGCTGCTTCCAGGCCTTCCGCCCCCCTTTCCAAAATCTTTGATTCGGTGGTCTCCAGATCGCTAAGTGTCGGATCTTCCTTCTCGCCCTTCAACTCTCCGTTCCTGAGGCGTCACCTCCTCCGGATCGGCACAGGCCGGGGCTCTGCGCTTGGAGCTAAGATGGTGTCGGTTCCTTCAATCGGTAAAGCCGTTCCCTTTCTGGACTTCGAGACCTCGGTGTTCAAGAAGGAGAAGATCACCCTTGCTGGCAATGACGAG TATATTGTTCGAGGTGGTAGAGATCTATTCCATTTGTTGCCGGATGCGTTCAAAGGGATCAAGCAAATTGGCGTGCTTGGATGGGGGTCGCAG GGTCCTGCCCAAGCACAGAATTTAAGAGATTCACTTGTTGCAGCGAATTCAGACATTGTGGTTAAG ATTGGTCTAAGAAAAGGCTCTCCATCTTTTGATGAAGCACGGGCTTCCGGATTCACTGAAGAAAATGGAACCTTGGGTGACATTTGGGAAACAGTTTCTAGCAGTGATCTTTTGTTGTTGTTGATTTCTGATGCTGCACAG GCGGACAATTATGAGAAAATTTTCTCTCACATGAAACCAAACAGCATCTTGGGCCTTTCTCATGGTTTTCTTCTAGGGCATCTGCAATCCTTTGGTCTTGATTTTCCAAAAAACATCAGTGTGATTGCAGTATGCCCCAAGGGCATGGGCCCATCAGTGCGAAGACTGTATGTCCAGGGGAAAGAGATAAATGGTGCCGGGATCAATTCCAGTTTTGCCGTACACCAG GATGTTGATGGAAGGGCTACAGATGTTGCCCTTGGTTGGTCTGTTGCTCTTGGATCCCCTTTTACCTTTGCTACCACATTAGAGCAAGAGTATAAGAGTGACATTTTCGGGGAGCGCG GTATATTACTTGGTGCTGTGCATGGAATTGTGGAGTCTCTATTCAGAAGGTACACTGAAAATGGAATGGATGAAGAATTGGCTTACAAAAACACTGTCGAGTGTATCACAGGAGTCATATCAAAGACCATCTCAACTAAG GGGATGCTTGCTGTATACAATGCCCTCTCCGATCAAGGGAAGAGAGAGTTCGATGCTGCATACAGTGCATCATATTATCCTTGCATGGATATATTGTACGAATGCTACGAGGATGTTGCCTGTGGAAGTGAAATTCGCAGTGTTGTTTTAGCTGGACGACGCTTTTAT GAAAAGGAGGGTCTCCCTGCTTTCCCTATGGGGAAGATAGATCAAACAAGGATGTGGAAAGTCGGCGAGAGAGTACGTGCTTCTCGTCCTGCGGGTGACTTGGGtcctttttatccttttacagCAGGAGTatatgttgcattgatgatggcACAG ATCGAGGTCTTGAGGAAGAAGGGCCATTCCTATTCTGAAATTATCAACGAGAGTGTCATAGAGTCCGTTGATTCACTCAACCCCTTTATGCACGCCCGCGGGGTGTCATTCATGGTGGACAACTGTTCAACGACAGCTCGGCTGGGATCGCGAAAATGGGCTCCCCGCTTCGACTACATCCTCACCCAGCAGGCCTTCGTGGAGGTGGATAAGAACAGCTCTGTCAACCAGGATCTGCTCAGCAACTTCTTGTCTGATCCTGTCCATGCTGCAATTGACGTTTGTGCCCAGCTGAGGCCGACCGTCGACATCTCTGTCCCTCCCGATGCAGATTTCGTACGCCCAGAATTGCGTCTGGCGACCAATTGA
- the LOC122031154 gene encoding casein kinase 1-like protein 2 isoform X5: MEELDVGNKYRLRRKIGSGSFGEVYLGTDIQTNEEIAIKLETVKTKHPLLLLESKLYKILQGGTGIPNVRWFGVEDNYNVLVMDLLGQNLEDLFNFCSRKLSLKTVLMLADQMINRVEFVHSKSFLHRDIKPGNFTMGHGRRANQVYIIDFGLAKWYRNASTHQHIPYRENKKLTGTTRYMTVNTHLGIEQSRRDDLESLGYVLMYFLRGSLPWQGLKAETRYQKYEKVGKSKATTSFEALCHGYPLEFASYFRYCRSLKFEEKPEYAYLKRLFRDLFIREGFQFDYVFDWTVLKYQQAQIVGAPPRAIVSLNADGPSAGPSSGMAPVVANDRQSGGEEGKTSGGLADPSRHGPSPTVNVGCNRKAPAASDLADCKDAMFFSNGTVKQFLKSSCF, from the exons ATGGAGGAGCTTGACGTTGGAAACAAGTACCGCCTCCGTCGCAAGATCGGGAGTGGCTCCTTCGGGGAGGTCTATTTAG GTACTGATATCCAAACAAATGAGGAAATCGCGATTAAACTA GAGACTGTCAAAACTAAGCATCCTCTGCTTCTGCTTGAATCAAAGCTGTATAAGATCCTGCAGGGAGGAA CTGGAATCCCTAATGTGAGATGGTTTGGTGTCGAGGATAATTATAATGTCCTTGTGATGGATTTACTTGGACAAAATCTTGAAGACTTGTTCAATTTCTGCAGCCGTAAACTCTCTTTGAAGACTGTTCTGATGCTTGCAGACCAGATG ATAAATCGTGTCGAATTTGTGCATTCAAAGTCCTTCCTCCACCGAGATATCAAACCAGGAAATTTTACCATGGGTCATGGTAGACGAGCTAATCAG GTGTATATTATTGATTTTGGCCTTGCCAAGTGGTATAGGAACGCTTCAACTCATCAGCATATTCCATACAG AGAGAATAAAAAATTAACCGGAACTACTAGATATATGACTGTGAATACGCATCTTGGCATAG AACAAAGCAGGAGGGATGATTTAGAATCTCTTGGATATGTTTTAATGTACTTCTTAAGAGGAAG CCTTCCATGGCAAGGTCTAAAAGCAGAAACACGATACCAGAAGTATGAAAAAGTTGGTAAGAGTAAAGCGACAACATCATTTGAG GCTTTGTGCCATGGATATCCTTTAGAGTTTGCTTCTTATTTCCGTTATTGCCGTTCATTAAAATTTGAGGAGAAGCCTGAGTATGCATATCTTAAGAGATTGTTCCGGGATCTTTTTATCCGTGAAG GTTTTCAATTTGATTATGTATTTGACTGGACCGTTTTGAAATATCAGCAAGCTCAGATAGTTGGTGCCCCTCCACGTGCTATTGTTAGCCTAAATGCAGAT GGACCAAGTGCAGGACCTAGCTCGGGCATGGCTCCTGTTGTAGCGAACGATAGGCAGTCAG GCGGTGAGGAAGGAAAGACAAGTGGAGGGTTGGCGGACCCTTCTCGTCATGGGCCATCTCCAACTGTAAATGTAGGCTGTAATCGGAAGGCTCCAGCGGCAAGTGATCTAGCTGACTGTAAAGATGCTATG TTCTTCTCTAATGGGACAGTCAAGCAGTTCCTCAAGAGTTCCTGCTTTTGA